A genomic stretch from Patescibacteria group bacterium includes:
- the ybeY gene encoding rRNA maturation RNase YbeY — MIYCDVSQEVGKKIKDCFFQDIVRHFFKEFDIKDAEISIVIVNKNEIKKFNKNYRKQNRVTDVLSFIYNKKPLEGEILICYEKALQQAKENKIDLNQEIKLLLVHSLLHLIGYDHKNIKEANKMKKMENKILSVI, encoded by the coding sequence ATGATCTATTGCGATGTTAGCCAAGAAGTCGGCAAAAAAATAAAGGATTGTTTTTTTCAAGATATAGTTAGACATTTTTTTAAAGAATTTGATATAAAAGATGCCGAGATTTCTATTGTCATAGTCAATAAAAATGAAATTAAAAAATTTAACAAAAATTATCGCAAGCAAAATAGAGTTACTGATGTTTTGTCATTTATTTACAATAAGAAGCCATTAGAAGGGGAAATTTTAATTTGTTATGAAAAGGCGCTACAACAAGCAAAAGAAAATAAAATAGATTTAAACCAAGAAATAAAATTATTATTAGTTCATTCATTGCTTCATTTAATCGGGTATGATCATAAAAATATTAAAGAAGCGAATAAAATGAAAAAAATGGAAAATAAAATATTAAGTGTAATCTAA
- a CDS encoding four helix bundle protein: MNKKNFLQLNDINSYKVSFNLSNYIWNIIIKWDYFFKDTVGKQFVRSIDSISANIAEGFGRYSKKDKIKFYRYARGSAYECLDWLEKIKIRELIKNEQYDYIFKILKSLPKEINYLISYTNSKLTI, from the coding sequence ATGAATAAGAAGAATTTTTTACAACTTAATGATATCAATAGTTATAAAGTTAGTTTTAATTTATCAAATTATATCTGGAATATTATAATAAAATGGGATTATTTTTTTAAAGATACAGTTGGCAAACAATTTGTTAGATCAATAGATTCTATCTCTGCTAACATTGCTGAAGGGTTTGGCAGATATAGTAAAAAGGATAAAATAAAATTTTATAGATATGCCAGAGGTTCAGCCTATGAATGTTTAGATTGGTTGGAAAAAATAAAAATAAGAGAACTTATAAAAAACGAACAATATGATTATATTTTTAAAATCCTCAAATCTTTGCCGAAAGAAATAAATTATTTGATAAGTTATACCAATTCAAAATTAACCATATAA
- a CDS encoding diacylglycerol kinase family protein, with translation MFFNFKRAVKSFIYAFRGLKSAWKSEQNFRFHSMAAILVLLMAVILRVERTDFIILILLIGLVLVLELVNTIFERLIDILKPRIHEYSKEIKNISSSIVLLAAFISVIIGIIIFYPYLIKVKF, from the coding sequence ATGTTTTTTAATTTTAAAAGAGCTGTTAAAAGTTTTATTTACGCTTTTCGCGGATTAAAAAGCGCGTGGAAAAGTGAGCAGAATTTTCGTTTTCATTCAATGGCGGCTATTTTAGTTTTGTTAATGGCTGTTATTTTGCGCGTAGAAAGAACAGATTTTATTATTCTTATTTTGCTTATAGGATTAGTTTTAGTATTAGAGCTTGTTAATACTATTTTTGAAAGATTAATTGATATTCTAAAGCCAAGGATTCATGAATATTCAAAAGAAATTAAAAATATTTCTTCATCTATTGTTTTATTAGCGGCATTTATCAGCGTCATTATAGGAATAATTATTTTTTACCCTTATTTAATAAAAGTTAAATTTTAA